In the genome of Maniola jurtina chromosome 3, ilManJurt1.1, whole genome shotgun sequence, one region contains:
- the LOC123881115 gene encoding ATP-dependent RNA helicase DHX8 isoform X4, with product MDEVAKLEHLSLVSKICTELDNHLGLNDKDLAEFIIDLADKNPTFDNFKKALVDNGAEFSDSFMTNLLRIIQHMKPIGSESEKSDQNNKSSHPLAAKFPGLAIPNDKPATFSSDDEGEEEAKDDQKNKRITSKDIFKNESKTKELCSVVDDAMAALEALAPSKSGTKDESKHDVKKREHSQDRKDGKKDSTVNKKRRSRSKDRSKSRERDKRSHSREKKRVRSHSRDRERSRSRDRDRKRSRSRQRHRSRSRDRSRRSKDRSRSKDRSRRSKDRSRSRGRSRRSKDRSRHSQSRDRSKRSRSRDRYKGGRAKHRKSRSHSRDREVKNRYRDNDYERKPLRKKSPDVEISDDPEPGKIYSGRVANIVPFGCFVQMEGLRKRWEGLVHISQLRSEGRVTNVSDVVSRGDKVKVKVLSVTGQKVSLTMKDVCQETGKDLNPASHAHLEAEREGRNPDRPPPAATVLAGLQSGIDPDEDSSRKRVTRISSPERWEIKQMISSGVIDKSELPDFDEETGLLPKDEDGEADIEIELVEEEPPFLQGHGRALHDLSPVRIVKNPDGSLAQAAMMQSALAKERREQKMLQREQEMESLPTGLNKNWIDPLPEADGRTLAANMRGTGIAPQDLPEWKKHVIGGKKSSFGKKTNLSLLEQRQSLPIYKLRDELTKAISDNQILIVIGETGSGKTTQITQYVCECGLAARGRVACTQPRRVAAMSVAKRVAEEFGCRLGQEVGYTIRFEDCTGPDTVIKYMTDGMLLRECLMDLDLKSYSVIMLDEAHERTIHTDVLFGLLKQAVQKRPELKLIVTSATLDAVKFSQYFFEAPIFTIPGRTFPVEVLYTKEPETDYLDASLITVMQIHLREPPGDILLFLTGQEEIDTACEILYERMKSLGPDVPELIILPVYSALPSEMQTRIFEPAPPGSRKVVIATNIAETSLTIDGIYYVVDPGFVKQKVYNSKTGMDSLVVTPISQAAAKQRAGRAGRTGPGKTYRLYTERAYRDEMLPTPVPEIQRTNLATTVLQLKTMGINDLLHFDFMDAPPVESLIMALEQLHSLSALDSEGLLTRLGRRMAEFPLEPNLSKILIMSVALQCSDEILTIVSMLSVQNVFYRPKDKQALADQKKAKFNQPEGDHLTLLAVYNSWKNNKFSNAWCYENFVQIRTLKRAQDVRKQLLGIMDRHKLDVVSAGKNTVRIQKTICSGFFRNAAKKDPQEGYRTLVDSQVVYIHPSSALFNRQPEWVIYHELVQTTKEYMREVTTIDPKWLVEFAPAFFKFSDPTKLSKFKKNQRLEPLYNKYEEPNAWRISRVRRRRN from the exons ATGGACGAGGTTGCAAAATTAGAGCACCTCTCTCTTGTGTCTAAGATTTGTACAGAATTGGATAACCACTTGGGCTTGAATGACAAAGATCTAG CTGAATTTATCATCGACTTAGCAGACAAAAATCCAACCTTCGACAACTTTAAAAAGGCTTTAGTCGACAATGGAGCGGAATTCTCGGACTCGTTTATGACGAATTTGCTTCGTATAATTCAGCATATGAAGCCTATTGGTAGTGAAAGCGAGAAAAGTGATCAGAACAATAAATCATCGCACCCTTTGGCTGCAAAGTTTCCGGGCTTGGCCATACCTAATGACAAACCTGCAACATTCTCTTCAGATGATGAAGGTGAAGAAGAGGCAAAGGATGatcaaaaaaacaaaagaatcaCATCAAaggatatatttaaaaatgagTCAAAAACAAAAGAATTGTGTAGTGTGGTTGATGATGCAATGGCTGCATTAGAGGCTTTAGCCCCTTCAAAAAGTGGTACAAAAGATGAGTCAAAGCATGACGTTAAGAAAAGAGAACACAGTCAAGATAGAAAAGACGGTAAGAAAGATAGCACAGTAAATAAGAAAAGGCGAAGCAGGAGTAAAGATAGAAGTAAAAGCAGAGAAAGAGATAAAAGGAGTCATAGTAGGGAGAAAAAAAGAGTTAGGAGTCATAGCAGAGATAGAGAAAGGAGCCGGAGTAGAGACAGAGATAGAAAAAGATCTAGAAGTCGTCAGCGCCACAGATCTAGGTCAAGAGATAGGTCTAGAAGGTCTAAGGACAGATCTAGGTCTAAAGATAGGTCTAGAAGGTCAAAAGACAGATCTAGGTCCAGAGGTAGGTCCAGAAGGTCAAAGGACAG ATCCAGGCATTCACAGTCAAGAGACAGGTCTAAAAGGTCACGGTCAAGAGACAGGTATAAGGGAGGCAGGGCAAAGCACAGGAAGTCTAGGTCTCATTCTCGGGACAGAGAAGTCAAGAATAGGTACAGGGATAATGATTATGAAAGGAAGCCTCTAAGGAAGAAGAGTCCAGATGTGGAGATCAGCGATGATCCAGAGCCAGGAAAG ATATACAGCGGACGAGTGGCCAACATAGTGCCGTTTGGATGTTTTGTACAAATGGAGGGCTTGAGGAAGAGATGGGAAGGTCTGGTCCACATCTCACAGCTCAGGTCAGAGGGCAGGGTCACCAATGTGTCTGATGTGGTCTCTAGAGGAGACAAGGTCAAG GTTAAAGTTCTGTCTGTGACTGGACAAAAAGTGTCGCTTACAATGAAGGATGTTTGCCAAGAAACTGGCAAGGACTTGAACCCAGCATCTCATGCACACTTGGAG GCTGAACGTGAAGGTCGCAACCCGGACAGGCCTCCGCCCGCGGCCACGGTGCTGGCGGGGCTGCAGAGCGGCATCGACCCTGACGAGGACTCCAGCCGGAAGCGAGTCACGAGGATCTCCAGCCCCGAGAGATGGGAGATTAAACAG ATGATATCATCAGGGGTGATCGACAAGAGTGAGCTACCAGATTTCGACGAAGAAACCGGCCTCCTGCCCAAGGACGAAGATGGCGAAGCGGATATTGAGATTGAACTCGTGGAAGAGGAACCTCCCTTCCTGCAAGGCCACGGGAGAGCGTTACACGACCTGTCGCCTGTGAGGATCGTGAAGAACCCTGATGGGTCGTTGGCACAAGCGGCCATGATGCAGTCTGCCTTAGCCAAGGAAAGGCGGGAACAG AAAATGCTGCAAAGGGAACAAGAGATGGAGAGTCTACCAACTGGCTTGAACAAAAACTGGATAGATCCCTTACCCGAGGCAGATGGCAGGACCCTCGCAGCCAACATGAGGGGCACCGGGATAGCTCCTCAGGACCTGCCGGAGTGGAAGAAGCATGTGATTGGAGGCAAGAAGTCATCCTTTGGCAAGAAGACCAACTTGTCTTTGTTGGAGCAGAGACAATCGCTGCCTATTTACAAGTTGAGGGATGAGTTGACTAAG GCGATATCAGACAACCAAATCCTGATCGTGATTGGTGAGACTGGATCCGGAAAGACGACTCAAATAACGCAGTACGTGTGCGAGTGCGGGCTGGCGGCGCGCGGGCGCGTGGCGTGCACGCAGCCGCGCCGCGTGGCCGCCATGTCCGTCGCCAAGCGAGTCGCCGAGGAGTTCGGCTGCAGATTGGGCCAGGAAGTCGGGTATACCATTCGTTTTGAGGACTGCACGGGACCTGATACTGTTATCAA GTACATGACAGACGGTATGTTGCTTCGCGAATGCCTAATGGATCTAGATCTCAAAAGCTATTCCGTCATCATGTTGGACGAAGCTCACGAAAGAACCATTCACACAGACGTGCTATTCGGCCTCCTCAAACAAGCCGTGCAAAAGAGGCCTGAGCTCAAACTCATAGTCACCTCAGCTACATTAGACGCTGTGAAATTCTCCCAATACTTCTTTGAAGCGCCTATTTTTACCATACCTGGTAGAACTTTCCCTGTAGAAGTCTTGTATACTAAGGAACCTGAGACGGATTATTTGGACGCGTCTTTGATCACGGTGATGCAAATACATTTGCGGGAACCTCCGGGGGATATACTCTTGTTTTTGACCGGTCAAGAGGAGATCGATACCGCGTGCGAGATTTTGTACGAAAGAATGAAGTCTTTAGGACCTGATGTACCAGAACTAATAATTCTGCCGGTGTATTCTGCGTTGCCGTCCGAAATGCAGACAAGGATCTTCGAGCCGGCGCCGCCTGGGTCTAGGAAGGTGGTGATAGCCACTAACATAGCAGAGACGTCGCTAACGATAGACGGAATCTACTACGTGGTGGATCCAGGGTTCGTGAAGCAGAAGGTGTACAATTCAAAGACTGGGATGGATTCGTTGGTTGTCACTCCGATATCACAA GCAGCGGCAAAGCAGCGAGCTGGTCGCGCGGGCCGCACCGGGCCGGGCAAAACGTACCGCCTGTACACGGAGCGCGCGTACCGCGACGAGATGCTGCCCACACCCGTGCCCGAGATACAGCGAACCAACCTCGCTACTACT GTGCTACAACTGAAAACTATGGGCATCAACGATCTGCTACACTTTGACTTCATGGACGCGCCGCCGGTGGAGTCCCTCATAATGGCACTAGAACAGCTGCACTCGCTCTCTGCACTGGATTCCGAGGGGCTGCTTACACGACTGGGGCGACGG ATGGCGGAATTCCCCCTGGAGCCGAACCTGTCGAAGATCCTCATCATGTCGGTAGCGTTGCAGTGCTCCGACGAGATCCTCACCATCGTGTCGATGCTCAGCGTGCAGAACGTGTTCTACCGGCCCAAGGACAAGCAAGCTCTGGCCGACCAGAAGAAGGCCAAGTTCAACCAACCTGAAG GTGACCATCTGACCCTACTGGCCGTGTACAACAGCTGGAAGAACAACAAGTTCTCCAACGCCTGGTGCTACGAGAACTTCGTGCAGATCAGAACTCTGAAGCGCGCGCAAGATGTGCGTAAACAGCTGCTCGGCATTATGGACAG GCATAAACTTGACGTGGTGTCAGCGGGTAAGAATACGGTGCGCATCCAGAAAACGATCTGTTCGGGCTTCTTCCGCAATGCTGCCAAGAAGGACCCGCAAGAGGGGTACCGCACACTCGTCGACAGCCAAGTGGTCTACATACACCCCTCCAGCGCGCTGTTCAACAGGCAACCGGAATG GGTTATTTACCACGAGTTGGTGCAAACCACCAAGGAGTACATGCGAGAAGTGACCACAATAGACCCTAAATGGCTGGTGGAGTTCGCACCCGCCTTTTTCAAGTTCTCCGACCCCACCAAACTGTCCAAATTCAAGAAGAACCAGAGATTAGAACCTTTGTACAATAAGTACGAAGAACCTAACGCCTGGAGAATATCCAGAGTCCGAAGACGTAGAAATTAG
- the LOC123881115 gene encoding ATP-dependent RNA helicase DHX8 isoform X1 — MDEVAKLEHLSLVSKICTELDNHLGLNDKDLAEFIIDLADKNPTFDNFKKALVDNGAEFSDSFMTNLLRIIQHMKPIGSESEKSDQNNKSSHPLAAKFPGLAIPNDKPATFSSDDEGEEEAKDDQKNKRITSKDIFKNESKTKELCSVVDDAMAALEALAPSKSGTKDESKHDVKKREHSQDRKDGKKDSTVNKKRRSRSKDRSKSRERDKRSHSREKKRVRSHSRDRERSRSRDRDRKRSRSRQRHRSRSRDRSRRSKDRSRSKDRSRRSKDRSRSRGRSRRSKDRSRSRDRSRRSKDRSRHSQSRDRSKRSRSRDRYKGGRAKHRKSRSHSRDREVKNRYRDNDYERKPLRKKSPDVEISDDPEPGKIYSGRVANIVPFGCFVQMEGLRKRWEGLVHISQLRSEGRVTNVSDVVSRGDKVKVKVLSVTGQKVSLTMKDVCQETGKDLNPASHAHLEAEREGRNPDRPPPAATVLAGLQSGIDPDEDSSRKRVTRISSPERWEIKQMISSGVIDKSELPDFDEETGLLPKDEDGEADIEIELVEEEPPFLQGHGRALHDLSPVRIVKNPDGSLAQAAMMQSALAKERREQKMLQREQEMESLPTGLNKNWIDPLPEADGRTLAANMRGTGIAPQDLPEWKKHVIGGKKSSFGKKTNLSLLEQRQSLPIYKLRDELTKAISDNQILIVIGETGSGKTTQITQYVCECGLAARGRVACTQPRRVAAMSVAKRVAEEFGCRLGQEVGYTIRFEDCTGPDTVIKYMTDGMLLRECLMDLDLKSYSVIMLDEAHERTIHTDVLFGLLKQAVQKRPELKLIVTSATLDAVKFSQYFFEAPIFTIPGRTFPVEVLYTKEPETDYLDASLITVMQIHLREPPGDILLFLTGQEEIDTACEILYERMKSLGPDVPELIILPVYSALPSEMQTRIFEPAPPGSRKVVIATNIAETSLTIDGIYYVVDPGFVKQKVYNSKTGMDSLVVTPISQAAAKQRAGRAGRTGPGKTYRLYTERAYRDEMLPTPVPEIQRTNLATTVLQLKTMGINDLLHFDFMDAPPVESLIMALEQLHSLSALDSEGLLTRLGRRMAEFPLEPNLSKILIMSVALQCSDEILTIVSMLSVQNVFYRPKDKQALADQKKAKFNQPEGDHLTLLAVYNSWKNNKFSNAWCYENFVQIRTLKRAQDVRKQLLGIMDRHKLDVVSAGKNTVRIQKTICSGFFRNAAKKDPQEGYRTLVDSQVVYIHPSSALFNRQPEWVIYHELVQTTKEYMREVTTIDPKWLVEFAPAFFKFSDPTKLSKFKKNQRLEPLYNKYEEPNAWRISRVRRRRN, encoded by the exons ATGGACGAGGTTGCAAAATTAGAGCACCTCTCTCTTGTGTCTAAGATTTGTACAGAATTGGATAACCACTTGGGCTTGAATGACAAAGATCTAG CTGAATTTATCATCGACTTAGCAGACAAAAATCCAACCTTCGACAACTTTAAAAAGGCTTTAGTCGACAATGGAGCGGAATTCTCGGACTCGTTTATGACGAATTTGCTTCGTATAATTCAGCATATGAAGCCTATTGGTAGTGAAAGCGAGAAAAGTGATCAGAACAATAAATCATCGCACCCTTTGGCTGCAAAGTTTCCGGGCTTGGCCATACCTAATGACAAACCTGCAACATTCTCTTCAGATGATGAAGGTGAAGAAGAGGCAAAGGATGatcaaaaaaacaaaagaatcaCATCAAaggatatatttaaaaatgagTCAAAAACAAAAGAATTGTGTAGTGTGGTTGATGATGCAATGGCTGCATTAGAGGCTTTAGCCCCTTCAAAAAGTGGTACAAAAGATGAGTCAAAGCATGACGTTAAGAAAAGAGAACACAGTCAAGATAGAAAAGACGGTAAGAAAGATAGCACAGTAAATAAGAAAAGGCGAAGCAGGAGTAAAGATAGAAGTAAAAGCAGAGAAAGAGATAAAAGGAGTCATAGTAGGGAGAAAAAAAGAGTTAGGAGTCATAGCAGAGATAGAGAAAGGAGCCGGAGTAGAGACAGAGATAGAAAAAGATCTAGAAGTCGTCAGCGCCACAGATCTAGGTCAAGAGATAGGTCTAGAAGGTCTAAGGACAGATCTAGGTCTAAAGATAGGTCTAGAAGGTCAAAAGACAGATCTAGGTCCAGAGGTAGGTCCAGAAGGTCAAAGGACAGGTCCAGGTCAAGAGATAGGTCTAGACGGTCAAAGGACAGATCCAGGCATTCACAGTCAAGAGACAGGTCTAAAAGGTCACGGTCAAGAGACAGGTATAAGGGAGGCAGGGCAAAGCACAGGAAGTCTAGGTCTCATTCTCGGGACAGAGAAGTCAAGAATAGGTACAGGGATAATGATTATGAAAGGAAGCCTCTAAGGAAGAAGAGTCCAGATGTGGAGATCAGCGATGATCCAGAGCCAGGAAAG ATATACAGCGGACGAGTGGCCAACATAGTGCCGTTTGGATGTTTTGTACAAATGGAGGGCTTGAGGAAGAGATGGGAAGGTCTGGTCCACATCTCACAGCTCAGGTCAGAGGGCAGGGTCACCAATGTGTCTGATGTGGTCTCTAGAGGAGACAAGGTCAAG GTTAAAGTTCTGTCTGTGACTGGACAAAAAGTGTCGCTTACAATGAAGGATGTTTGCCAAGAAACTGGCAAGGACTTGAACCCAGCATCTCATGCACACTTGGAG GCTGAACGTGAAGGTCGCAACCCGGACAGGCCTCCGCCCGCGGCCACGGTGCTGGCGGGGCTGCAGAGCGGCATCGACCCTGACGAGGACTCCAGCCGGAAGCGAGTCACGAGGATCTCCAGCCCCGAGAGATGGGAGATTAAACAG ATGATATCATCAGGGGTGATCGACAAGAGTGAGCTACCAGATTTCGACGAAGAAACCGGCCTCCTGCCCAAGGACGAAGATGGCGAAGCGGATATTGAGATTGAACTCGTGGAAGAGGAACCTCCCTTCCTGCAAGGCCACGGGAGAGCGTTACACGACCTGTCGCCTGTGAGGATCGTGAAGAACCCTGATGGGTCGTTGGCACAAGCGGCCATGATGCAGTCTGCCTTAGCCAAGGAAAGGCGGGAACAG AAAATGCTGCAAAGGGAACAAGAGATGGAGAGTCTACCAACTGGCTTGAACAAAAACTGGATAGATCCCTTACCCGAGGCAGATGGCAGGACCCTCGCAGCCAACATGAGGGGCACCGGGATAGCTCCTCAGGACCTGCCGGAGTGGAAGAAGCATGTGATTGGAGGCAAGAAGTCATCCTTTGGCAAGAAGACCAACTTGTCTTTGTTGGAGCAGAGACAATCGCTGCCTATTTACAAGTTGAGGGATGAGTTGACTAAG GCGATATCAGACAACCAAATCCTGATCGTGATTGGTGAGACTGGATCCGGAAAGACGACTCAAATAACGCAGTACGTGTGCGAGTGCGGGCTGGCGGCGCGCGGGCGCGTGGCGTGCACGCAGCCGCGCCGCGTGGCCGCCATGTCCGTCGCCAAGCGAGTCGCCGAGGAGTTCGGCTGCAGATTGGGCCAGGAAGTCGGGTATACCATTCGTTTTGAGGACTGCACGGGACCTGATACTGTTATCAA GTACATGACAGACGGTATGTTGCTTCGCGAATGCCTAATGGATCTAGATCTCAAAAGCTATTCCGTCATCATGTTGGACGAAGCTCACGAAAGAACCATTCACACAGACGTGCTATTCGGCCTCCTCAAACAAGCCGTGCAAAAGAGGCCTGAGCTCAAACTCATAGTCACCTCAGCTACATTAGACGCTGTGAAATTCTCCCAATACTTCTTTGAAGCGCCTATTTTTACCATACCTGGTAGAACTTTCCCTGTAGAAGTCTTGTATACTAAGGAACCTGAGACGGATTATTTGGACGCGTCTTTGATCACGGTGATGCAAATACATTTGCGGGAACCTCCGGGGGATATACTCTTGTTTTTGACCGGTCAAGAGGAGATCGATACCGCGTGCGAGATTTTGTACGAAAGAATGAAGTCTTTAGGACCTGATGTACCAGAACTAATAATTCTGCCGGTGTATTCTGCGTTGCCGTCCGAAATGCAGACAAGGATCTTCGAGCCGGCGCCGCCTGGGTCTAGGAAGGTGGTGATAGCCACTAACATAGCAGAGACGTCGCTAACGATAGACGGAATCTACTACGTGGTGGATCCAGGGTTCGTGAAGCAGAAGGTGTACAATTCAAAGACTGGGATGGATTCGTTGGTTGTCACTCCGATATCACAA GCAGCGGCAAAGCAGCGAGCTGGTCGCGCGGGCCGCACCGGGCCGGGCAAAACGTACCGCCTGTACACGGAGCGCGCGTACCGCGACGAGATGCTGCCCACACCCGTGCCCGAGATACAGCGAACCAACCTCGCTACTACT GTGCTACAACTGAAAACTATGGGCATCAACGATCTGCTACACTTTGACTTCATGGACGCGCCGCCGGTGGAGTCCCTCATAATGGCACTAGAACAGCTGCACTCGCTCTCTGCACTGGATTCCGAGGGGCTGCTTACACGACTGGGGCGACGG ATGGCGGAATTCCCCCTGGAGCCGAACCTGTCGAAGATCCTCATCATGTCGGTAGCGTTGCAGTGCTCCGACGAGATCCTCACCATCGTGTCGATGCTCAGCGTGCAGAACGTGTTCTACCGGCCCAAGGACAAGCAAGCTCTGGCCGACCAGAAGAAGGCCAAGTTCAACCAACCTGAAG GTGACCATCTGACCCTACTGGCCGTGTACAACAGCTGGAAGAACAACAAGTTCTCCAACGCCTGGTGCTACGAGAACTTCGTGCAGATCAGAACTCTGAAGCGCGCGCAAGATGTGCGTAAACAGCTGCTCGGCATTATGGACAG GCATAAACTTGACGTGGTGTCAGCGGGTAAGAATACGGTGCGCATCCAGAAAACGATCTGTTCGGGCTTCTTCCGCAATGCTGCCAAGAAGGACCCGCAAGAGGGGTACCGCACACTCGTCGACAGCCAAGTGGTCTACATACACCCCTCCAGCGCGCTGTTCAACAGGCAACCGGAATG GGTTATTTACCACGAGTTGGTGCAAACCACCAAGGAGTACATGCGAGAAGTGACCACAATAGACCCTAAATGGCTGGTGGAGTTCGCACCCGCCTTTTTCAAGTTCTCCGACCCCACCAAACTGTCCAAATTCAAGAAGAACCAGAGATTAGAACCTTTGTACAATAAGTACGAAGAACCTAACGCCTGGAGAATATCCAGAGTCCGAAGACGTAGAAATTAG